In Deltaproteobacteria bacterium, the following are encoded in one genomic region:
- a CDS encoding helix-turn-helix domain-containing protein, which yields MVETQTLDIGSKLKAIRGEKRISLRTLAKLSGLSVNTLSLIERNITSPTVNTLSSISRALGVKINYFFDEQRIEEAIFSKRDQRKEVETKDKGIRLETLGSGLIQQGLEAYVISASKGAKSGTKGVSHLGDELAFCLRGKFQFEVKREKYTLEEGDSLLFKGSLPQQWENMGGGDSVLLIVRGMEK from the coding sequence ATGGTAGAGACCCAAACTTTAGATATCGGCAGCAAACTCAAGGCCATTCGAGGTGAAAAGAGAATATCTCTGCGCACGTTGGCCAAATTGAGCGGCCTTTCGGTAAACACCCTGAGCCTCATAGAGAGGAATATCACCTCTCCCACGGTGAACACCCTCTCCAGCATCAGCAGGGCCTTGGGGGTGAAGATCAATTACTTCTTCGACGAACAAAGGATAGAAGAGGCGATCTTCAGCAAAAGGGATCAACGCAAAGAGGTGGAAACCAAGGATAAGGGAATAAGATTGGAGACCCTCGGTTCAGGCCTCATCCAGCAGGGCCTGGAGGCCTATGTGATTAGCGCCAGCAAAGGGGCCAAGAGTGGAACCAAAGGGGTGAGTCATCTCGGCGATGAGTTGGCCTTCTGCCTGCGTGGTAAATTCCAATTTGAGGTGAAAAGGGAAAAATATACCCTGGAAGAAGGGGATAGCCTCCTCTTCAAGGGAAGTCTCCCTCAGCAATGGGAGAATATGGGAGGTGGGGATTCCGTTCTCCTCATTGTGAGAGGAATGGAGAAATAA
- a CDS encoding sodium ion-translocating decarboxylase subunit beta, which produces MTEFLNTMLWKTGFVNLDVKQVIMWLIGFVFIYLAIKKDYEPLLLLPIGFAIFVVNLPLTALMEKGGLLQIFYHYGLEWEVIPPLIFLGLGAMTDFGPLIANPKTLLLGAAAQFGVYVAFFGALLIGFNIPEACSIGIIGGADGPTTIYTTVQLAPHLLGATAIAAYSYMSMVPIIQPPIMKLLTTAKERKITMRQLRPVSRLEKILFPLAATLIICLIVPPAAPLMAMFMIGNLFRESGVVKRLAGAAQNELMNIVTIFLGVSVGATMSAESFLRPQSLLVFALGLVAFAFSTAGGLILAKLMNLFLKEKINPLIGSAGVSAVPMASRVAQKVGAEADPKNFLLMHAMGPNIAGVIGTVVAAGFFISLAGG; this is translated from the coding sequence ATGACGGAGTTTCTCAACACCATGTTATGGAAGACGGGTTTTGTTAACCTGGATGTGAAACAGGTGATCATGTGGCTCATAGGTTTTGTGTTCATCTATCTGGCCATCAAAAAAGACTATGAACCCCTTCTACTGCTACCCATAGGGTTTGCCATTTTTGTTGTTAACTTGCCCCTTACCGCCCTCATGGAGAAAGGTGGCCTGTTACAAATTTTCTACCACTATGGTTTGGAATGGGAAGTGATCCCTCCCCTTATCTTCTTGGGCTTGGGCGCCATGACCGATTTCGGTCCCCTCATCGCCAACCCCAAGACACTTTTATTGGGGGCTGCCGCCCAGTTTGGTGTTTATGTAGCATTCTTCGGAGCTCTTTTGATCGGCTTCAATATCCCTGAGGCCTGCTCCATCGGGATCATTGGAGGGGCGGATGGACCAACCACCATCTATACCACTGTGCAGCTGGCCCCTCATCTCTTGGGGGCCACGGCAATAGCGGCCTATTCTTACATGTCCATGGTCCCGATCATTCAGCCCCCCATTATGAAGCTGCTCACAACTGCGAAAGAGCGCAAGATCACGATGCGCCAGTTGCGCCCGGTCTCAAGATTGGAGAAGATCCTCTTTCCATTGGCTGCTACGTTAATCATCTGCCTCATCGTACCACCTGCTGCCCCTTTGATGGCCATGTTCATGATCGGCAACCTCTTCAGGGAATCAGGGGTCGTGAAGAGGTTGGCTGGGGCGGCCCAAAATGAGCTGATGAATATCGTCACCATCTTCTTAGGGGTATCGGTGGGGGCCACCATGTCAGCGGAAAGCTTCTTGAGGCCTCAGTCCCTGTTGGTGTTCGCCCTGGGGCTGGTGGCTTTTGCCTTTAGCACTGCTGGAGGATTGATCTTGGCGAAACTTATGAATCTGTTTTTAAAAGAAAAGATAAATCCCCTTATCGGTTCGGCAGGGGTCTCAGCTGTCCCTATGGCATCCAGGGTGGCACAAAAGGTTGGGGCCGAGGCTGATCCCAAAAACTTCCTTCTCATGCATGCTATGGGTCCCAATATCGCGGGGGTCATCGGTACTGTGGTGGCCGCTGGTTTCTTTATCTCTTTGGCAGGGGGTTAA